One Nitrospira sp. genomic region harbors:
- a CDS encoding FABP family protein: protein MDSDLVAQLGPLATLAGVWEGDKGTDVAPSDDRGTEENKFRERITFEPIGQVRNHEQVLYGLRYATVVRRIGEAEPFHEEVGYWLWDAGERQVLRCFIVPRGVALIAGGTAEPDATTFSLLAETGSETYGICSNRFLVKEFKTVRYELTVTILDKKRFHYREDTHLQMPGRSDLFHHTDENTLMRVAG from the coding sequence ATGGATTCAGATTTGGTGGCACAGCTTGGCCCGCTGGCTACGCTGGCTGGTGTGTGGGAAGGCGACAAGGGAACGGATGTGGCTCCGTCGGATGATCGGGGAACGGAAGAGAACAAGTTTCGCGAGCGGATCACGTTTGAACCGATCGGACAGGTGCGTAATCATGAACAGGTGTTGTATGGCTTGCGTTATGCGACGGTGGTGCGACGAATCGGGGAAGCTGAGCCCTTTCATGAAGAGGTCGGTTATTGGCTATGGGATGCAGGCGAGCGACAGGTGCTGCGCTGCTTTATCGTACCGCGCGGGGTAGCACTGATTGCCGGGGGCACGGCTGAGCCGGATGCCACGACCTTTTCCCTCTTAGCGGAGACAGGGTCTGAGACCTATGGAATTTGCTCGAATCGCTTCCTCGTGAAGGAATTTAAGACGGTGCGCTACGAATTGACGGTGACGATTCTCGACAAGAAACGATTTCACTACCGAGAGGACACACACCTTCAGATGCCGGGCCGGTCGGATCTGTTTCATCATACGGATGAGAATACGCTGATGAGAGTGGCGGGATAA
- a CDS encoding TIM44-like domain-containing protein, with translation MVKRSHLISVCLIASLIGAPTLSFAKARGGGGGFSRGSQSGGYGSMGSRGSRTYQNNGAKPIEQSTTAKPSTAPPPTAANRPMGQPAPATSPSWWQRNPLLAGIAGGLAGTWIGHMLFGATESTAKTTDTESGSGTASPSENSFGLILLLMAIGAGALYFFRRSKQTPAPVFTGLSRGTTARGSLLDVSANQTTDEQDTKAYTVTTEDKATFQQLLTDIQSAWSAQDVAALRRCVTPEILSYFSTALAENHSRGVENHVEAVELLKGDVREAWSEGEMDYATVDLRWNACDYTISTTIPRGQADSLIEGSDETPSESCEVWTFMRVRDGQWLLSAIQQQ, from the coding sequence ATGGTGAAACGTTCACACCTCATTTCAGTCTGTCTCATCGCCTCGCTGATCGGAGCACCGACGCTATCATTTGCCAAAGCTCGTGGAGGGGGTGGCGGATTTTCCCGCGGCTCACAAAGCGGAGGTTATGGAAGCATGGGCAGCCGTGGTTCCCGCACCTATCAAAACAACGGCGCCAAGCCCATCGAACAATCCACCACTGCCAAACCATCGACAGCGCCACCGCCGACAGCGGCCAACCGTCCGATGGGCCAACCTGCTCCAGCCACGTCGCCGTCATGGTGGCAACGCAACCCCTTGCTCGCGGGAATCGCCGGTGGTCTGGCCGGGACATGGATCGGCCATATGCTCTTCGGTGCGACAGAGAGCACGGCGAAGACGACCGACACAGAGTCGGGCTCGGGAACAGCATCTCCTTCGGAAAACTCCTTTGGACTCATCCTCCTCCTCATGGCCATCGGAGCCGGCGCACTGTATTTCTTCAGAAGATCCAAGCAGACACCAGCACCGGTCTTCACAGGACTGTCGCGCGGCACCACCGCAAGAGGGAGCCTCCTGGACGTTTCAGCCAATCAGACAACGGATGAGCAAGACACGAAGGCCTACACCGTGACGACGGAAGATAAAGCCACCTTCCAACAGCTGCTGACCGACATTCAATCCGCCTGGAGTGCACAGGATGTCGCGGCTTTGCGACGATGTGTGACACCAGAAATACTAAGTTATTTCAGTACCGCCTTGGCCGAGAACCATAGCCGAGGCGTAGAGAATCATGTGGAAGCGGTGGAGTTGCTCAAGGGAGACGTGCGTGAAGCCTGGTCCGAGGGCGAGATGGACTATGCAACCGTGGACCTCCGCTGGAACGCTTGTGATTACACCATCTCCACGACCATCCCACGTGGACAAGCGGACTCTCTCATTGAAGGCAGTGACGAAACACCGTCAGAATCCTGTGAAGTTTGGACCTTCATGCGCGTGCGAGACGGACAGTGGCTGCTCTCGGCCATTCAACAACAATAA
- a CDS encoding type II toxin-antitoxin system RelE/ParE family toxin — MLTVYQHAAARRELVEQFVYFVEEAGLDTAERFLASAEASFNDLACQLMIGAPLTLRHPDLATMRKWRINNFESNLIFYIPHSDGVTIVRVLHAARDWWSVLGTKA; from the coding sequence ATGCTGACGGTCTACCAGCACGCGGCGGCCAGGCGCGAGCTGGTCGAGCAATTTGTGTATTTCGTAGAAGAGGCAGGGCTGGACACGGCAGAGCGGTTCCTGGCCAGTGCCGAAGCGAGTTTCAACGATCTGGCCTGTCAACTGATGATCGGCGCGCCGCTGACGCTGCGCCATCCTGATCTTGCCACCATGCGCAAGTGGCGCATCAACAATTTCGAGAGCAATCTGATTTTCTATATCCCACACTCGGATGGTGTCACCATTGTGCGCGTGCTGCATGCGGCACGAGACTGGTGGAGCGTATTGGGAACCAAAGCTTAG
- a CDS encoding type II toxin-antitoxin system ParD family antitoxin, protein MQSMNISLPDPLKQFVDGQIAQGRYSSASEYVRELIRADEKRKAEDELEAKLLEGLKTSKAALTAADWKEFRAEALAKVAARKKPR, encoded by the coding sequence ATGCAGAGCATGAACATTTCGCTGCCTGATCCCTTGAAGCAATTTGTCGATGGGCAGATCGCCCAAGGCCGGTATAGCAGCGCGAGCGAATATGTGCGGGAACTCATCCGGGCCGATGAAAAGCGCAAAGCCGAGGACGAGCTGGAAGCAAAATTGCTAGAGGGATTGAAGACCTCAAAAGCAGCATTGACGGCGGCAGATTGGAAAGAGTTTCGCGCCGAGGCTTTGGCAAAGGTGGCTGCCCGAAAGAAGCCGCGCTGA
- a CDS encoding class I SAM-dependent rRNA methyltransferase — MTSMAHVRLTSLRVPEGRPLWLFANHVGPLVGQATAGDLVDVLTPTGQFYGRGLYNPASKIRVRLLTFEDEPIDETFWRGRIQQAIRLRQRVVAQSNAYRLIYAEGDRLPGLIVDRYDQLLVMQCLSFGMDSRKELIADVLMKELNLTRVYLRNEAKSRQLEGLPLERRFLCGSGPTQVEIQEGFAKFLVDVEKGQKTGWFCDQRENRLAAAKLAAGADVLEVFCHTGAFGIHAALAGAVSVEGLDVSLDTLAMAKTQARMNKVEDRCTYRQADAFEEMRKLVKEGRRYDLVILDPPAFARSQQALAGALTGYKDVNLLGLKLLKPEGFLVTSSCSHPVSEADLWKSIRLAARDAKRDIRLIEQRGQSADHPILASMPETRYLKCFIVQVF, encoded by the coding sequence ATGACGTCCATGGCCCACGTCCGCCTCACTTCACTCCGCGTCCCGGAGGGGCGGCCTCTCTGGCTCTTTGCCAATCATGTTGGGCCGCTTGTCGGTCAGGCAACCGCTGGAGACTTGGTCGATGTCCTGACCCCTACTGGACAATTTTACGGACGTGGCCTCTACAACCCTGCTTCGAAAATCCGCGTTCGTCTCCTGACGTTTGAGGATGAGCCCATTGATGAGACGTTCTGGCGGGGCAGAATCCAGCAGGCGATCCGCTTACGGCAGCGCGTGGTTGCGCAATCCAATGCCTATCGGCTGATCTATGCCGAGGGCGATCGACTGCCGGGGTTGATCGTGGATCGCTACGATCAGCTGCTGGTCATGCAGTGCCTCTCCTTCGGCATGGATAGCCGGAAGGAACTCATCGCGGACGTGCTGATGAAAGAATTGAATCTGACCAGGGTCTATCTACGGAACGAGGCCAAGAGCCGGCAACTTGAAGGTCTGCCGCTCGAACGGAGGTTTCTCTGTGGCAGCGGCCCGACACAAGTGGAGATTCAGGAAGGTTTCGCGAAGTTTCTCGTCGATGTGGAGAAGGGACAGAAGACCGGCTGGTTTTGCGATCAACGGGAAAATCGGTTGGCGGCGGCCAAGCTCGCGGCAGGAGCGGACGTGTTGGAAGTCTTCTGCCATACCGGCGCGTTCGGCATTCATGCCGCGCTCGCCGGAGCCGTATCAGTGGAGGGCCTTGATGTCAGTCTAGACACACTGGCCATGGCCAAGACGCAGGCTAGGATGAACAAGGTGGAGGATCGCTGTACTTATCGCCAAGCCGATGCGTTTGAAGAGATGCGCAAGCTGGTGAAGGAGGGGCGACGCTATGACCTGGTGATCCTCGATCCTCCAGCCTTTGCCCGGAGTCAACAGGCCTTGGCTGGTGCGTTGACGGGGTATAAGGATGTAAATCTACTGGGCTTGAAGTTGCTGAAGCCGGAAGGATTTCTCGTCACCAGCTCCTGCTCCCATCCCGTCTCCGAGGCAGATCTCTGGAAGAGCATCCGCCTCGCGGCACGCGACGCCAAGCGAGATATCCGGCTCATTGAACAACGTGGCCAAAGCGCCGACCATCCCATCCTGGCCAGCATGCCGGAGACGCGGTATTTGAAGTGTTTTATCGTGCAGGTGTTTTGA
- a CDS encoding alpha-keto acid decarboxylase family protein, whose protein sequence is MGDKATIGSAVLDRLHRLGVRHIFGIPGDYVLSLYQLIEASPIKHVGTTREDCAGFAADAYARINGIGAVCVTYCVGGLNTVNAIACAYAERSPVVLLTGSPGLSERTRTPYLHHMVRDFSTQREVFERMTVAAVTLDDPLTAEREMDQAFAALLRYRRPIYIEIPRDMVHCPLTGGMKPICIEDTPSDPAALEEALSEVRIMLASAKRPAMLVGAEVGRFGLQDDLARLVERLNIPIASTLLGKSIIREDHPLYVGVYGGLIGREEVQAFINDSDCLLILGSVLSDVEDLDARSPLLSEGRTIHATADRVAIKHHRYESIKFQDFVQGLVRSPLPSFSHAPRTLPTRSVATSSVLNLDAPVTLEGLFRHLDTVLTEKTVVIADVGESLFAAADLHVRHRFEFLSPAYYTSMGFAVPAALGAAFADPSLRPIVLVGDGAFQMTGTELASCVRYGQAPIVIVLNNRGYSTEREILEGPFNDVHEWQYERVCELIGGGKGSRVSTQREFEQGLAAAFADGSQLHLLNVLLNPNDRSPGMVRLARRLGKKLSTDKP, encoded by the coding sequence ATGGGCGACAAAGCCACTATTGGTTCTGCCGTATTGGACCGACTGCATCGCCTCGGCGTTCGTCATATCTTCGGTATTCCGGGTGACTACGTCCTCTCCCTCTATCAATTGATCGAAGCCTCACCGATTAAACATGTGGGAACGACGCGAGAAGACTGTGCCGGGTTTGCGGCAGACGCCTATGCCCGAATCAACGGGATCGGGGCAGTCTGTGTGACCTACTGTGTCGGTGGGCTCAATACCGTCAACGCCATTGCCTGCGCCTATGCCGAACGGTCGCCGGTCGTCCTCCTGACCGGTTCACCAGGTCTGTCTGAACGAACTCGCACCCCTTACTTACATCACATGGTCCGAGATTTTTCCACTCAGCGAGAGGTCTTCGAACGGATGACCGTGGCTGCGGTCACTCTGGACGATCCCCTGACTGCTGAGCGCGAGATGGATCAAGCCTTTGCCGCCCTGCTTCGCTACCGCCGCCCCATTTATATCGAAATCCCCCGCGATATGGTCCACTGTCCGTTGACTGGGGGAATGAAGCCGATCTGCATCGAAGATACGCCGAGCGACCCCGCCGCCTTGGAAGAAGCGCTCAGCGAAGTTCGAATCATGCTGGCGTCGGCAAAACGGCCGGCTATGCTCGTCGGCGCCGAAGTCGGCCGCTTCGGGTTACAGGACGACTTGGCGCGCTTGGTCGAGCGCCTCAACATTCCCATCGCCTCCACCTTGCTCGGCAAATCGATCATTCGGGAAGATCATCCCCTCTATGTGGGCGTGTACGGTGGACTCATCGGCCGAGAAGAAGTCCAGGCGTTCATCAACGACTCTGACTGTCTGTTGATCCTGGGATCTGTTTTATCCGATGTGGAAGACCTGGATGCACGATCGCCGTTGCTGTCTGAAGGACGAACGATCCATGCCACGGCCGATCGTGTCGCCATCAAGCACCATCGGTATGAATCGATCAAGTTCCAGGATTTTGTCCAGGGCCTGGTACGATCTCCGCTTCCCTCGTTTTCTCATGCTCCACGCACGCTTCCGACTCGGTCCGTCGCAACCTCGTCGGTTCTGAATTTGGATGCGCCGGTCACGCTGGAGGGGCTGTTCCGACATCTGGATACCGTCCTCACCGAAAAGACCGTCGTCATTGCCGATGTGGGTGAGTCGCTCTTCGCGGCGGCCGATCTGCACGTGCGCCATCGGTTTGAGTTTCTATCACCGGCTTATTACACGTCGATGGGGTTCGCTGTGCCTGCAGCCTTGGGCGCTGCATTTGCCGACCCGAGCCTGCGACCTATCGTCCTGGTAGGAGACGGTGCGTTTCAGATGACCGGAACTGAATTGGCCAGTTGCGTGCGGTATGGGCAAGCTCCGATTGTCATCGTGCTCAATAACCGAGGCTATTCGACAGAACGCGAAATTCTGGAAGGTCCTTTCAACGATGTCCATGAATGGCAGTATGAACGGGTGTGCGAGCTGATCGGCGGTGGCAAAGGGTCACGCGTGAGCACGCAAAGAGAATTTGAACAGGGTCTCGCCGCCGCCTTTGCGGACGGAAGCCAGCTTCACCTTCTCAACGTCCTCTTGAACCCGAATGACCGTTCCCCTGGCATGGTACGCTTGGCACGTCGCCTCGGAAAGAAACTTTCGACCGACAAGCCATAG
- a CDS encoding HAD-IIB family hydrolase: MPQYLLFTDLDGSLLDGNTYSFDEARPALDLLRSQDIPVILVSGKTCAEIEPLRERLDHQAPFIVENGAAVYVPLETFDFTPARSRRRASYHVIELGTPYALLRDVLRQIEDAVGTRLQGFGDLSVDEVMATTGLSREDALRSMLREFDEPFLVNGPPKLIEEICRQIVTRGLNWTRGGRFFHLMGNNDKGRAVEILLRCYTRQGLDPDLSDLETIGIGDSLNDLPLLLTVDHPILVQKPDGSYDPDITLPNLIRAPGIGPAGWNHAVLDILQRASEKTPQGQPLNIRIS, from the coding sequence ATGCCACAATATCTCCTGTTCACTGACCTAGACGGTTCGCTGTTAGACGGAAACACCTACTCGTTCGACGAAGCCCGGCCAGCGCTCGACCTGCTCCGCTCCCAGGATATTCCGGTCATTTTGGTCTCCGGAAAGACTTGTGCCGAAATCGAACCGCTTCGCGAACGATTGGACCATCAGGCACCCTTTATCGTCGAGAACGGAGCGGCGGTGTATGTCCCGCTCGAGACCTTTGACTTCACTCCGGCACGATCTCGCCGACGTGCTTCGTATCACGTCATAGAATTAGGCACTCCCTATGCGCTTCTCCGCGATGTCCTCCGACAAATCGAGGACGCGGTAGGAACGAGGCTGCAAGGGTTCGGCGATCTATCAGTCGATGAGGTCATGGCGACGACAGGGCTTTCACGTGAAGACGCGCTGCGGTCGATGCTTCGCGAGTTCGATGAACCATTCTTGGTCAACGGACCTCCCAAATTGATCGAGGAGATCTGTCGCCAAATCGTGACGCGAGGTCTAAATTGGACACGAGGAGGGCGTTTCTTTCACTTGATGGGAAACAACGATAAAGGCCGGGCAGTCGAGATCCTGCTTCGATGCTATACACGACAAGGACTCGATCCTGACCTGTCGGATCTCGAGACCATTGGTATCGGTGATAGCCTCAACGACCTCCCCCTCTTACTTACGGTCGATCATCCGATATTAGTGCAAAAACCGGACGGATCCTACGACCCAGACATCACTCTCCCCAACCTCATTCGAGCCCCAGGCATCGGACCAGCCGGATGGAACCATGCTGTTCTGGATATCCTTCAGCGTGCCTCAGAAAAGACACCGCAAGGGCAACCTCTGAATATCAGAATCAGTTGA
- a CDS encoding type II toxin-antitoxin system VapC family toxin encodes MPYYYFDSTALVKRYSMERGTRIVNKLMVKRGKVAILPTWSVTDFFTTLCARAQEGQITRDDCYSVLHKFEIESKQGLYQFIAPRMETYLATKELALEYPFLRSLQAMHLALALELKPLRLTVVSADTQLLAASKTAGLHIINPAED; translated from the coding sequence ATGCCGTACTATTATTTTGATTCAACTGCACTGGTGAAGCGGTACAGTATGGAGCGAGGCACACGGATTGTGAATAAGTTGATGGTGAAACGTGGGAAAGTAGCCATCCTTCCGACATGGTCCGTCACGGATTTCTTCACGACTCTGTGTGCGCGCGCCCAAGAGGGGCAGATCACGCGGGATGATTGCTATTCTGTTCTGCATAAGTTCGAGATTGAGTCAAAACAGGGGCTCTATCAGTTTATTGCACCAAGAATGGAGACCTATCTGGCGACCAAGGAGTTGGCTTTAGAGTATCCGTTCCTTCGATCACTTCAGGCGATGCACTTAGCCTTAGCGTTAGAGCTGAAGCCCTTGCGGTTGACCGTGGTCAGCGCCGATACCCAGCTGCTCGCAGCATCGAAAACCGCGGGGCTCCATATCATCAATCCAGCGGAAGATTAG
- a CDS encoding LPP20 family lipoprotein yields the protein MVIGLCLCGVVPMTGGCTWILGKDKPTWVDGRTSDYPPAHYLTGVGQADNRSSAEDQAYAAVARIFKAKVASHAKDQESYSIVENQGLVNTERRLTIDSVTNVSTEKVLENVRVLDNWYDSDKKVHHALAVMNRSQAEVSLMDKLGELDRTITAEVAEARQATDKLAKVRALFTAVQDTVLREAYNMDLRVVRPSGQGIPPAHRPNELFRELEQFLATNLVLSVQVSGEQGELAQHALVEGLLREGLHVRPQVSEVDTGSTEVLVRGTVRLFPIQVGDPHFKYVRWCSDFEVLNLVTRQVIGAVARGGKEGHLTEGEAMAKTLRVMQQDVSSEVAKAIAAQILDDDASPVITGMPVGCPREESMVGP from the coding sequence ATGGTGATCGGTCTGTGTCTCTGTGGAGTCGTGCCGATGACCGGTGGATGTACCTGGATATTGGGAAAAGACAAACCCACGTGGGTCGATGGTCGGACCTCGGACTATCCTCCCGCGCACTATCTGACCGGGGTCGGACAAGCCGACAATCGGAGCAGCGCGGAGGATCAGGCGTATGCGGCGGTGGCACGCATCTTTAAGGCGAAAGTGGCTTCGCATGCCAAAGACCAGGAGTCCTATTCGATCGTCGAGAACCAGGGCCTTGTGAATACCGAGAGACGGTTGACGATCGATAGCGTGACGAACGTCTCGACCGAGAAGGTGCTCGAGAATGTCAGAGTCCTGGACAATTGGTACGACTCGGACAAGAAGGTGCACCATGCCCTCGCCGTGATGAATCGATCTCAGGCGGAAGTGTCGTTGATGGATAAGCTCGGGGAATTGGATCGGACGATCACCGCGGAGGTTGCAGAGGCCAGGCAGGCAACAGACAAGCTTGCGAAGGTCCGTGCGCTCTTCACGGCTGTTCAAGACACGGTTCTGCGAGAGGCCTATAACATGGATTTGCGAGTGGTTCGCCCTAGTGGACAAGGAATTCCTCCTGCCCATCGACCGAACGAATTATTCAGGGAATTGGAGCAGTTTCTCGCGACAAATCTGGTGCTCTCGGTACAGGTGTCCGGCGAGCAAGGGGAGCTGGCCCAGCATGCGCTGGTCGAAGGGCTGCTTCGAGAGGGGCTGCATGTGAGGCCCCAGGTAAGTGAGGTCGACACCGGCTCGACGGAGGTACTCGTTCGTGGCACGGTGCGGCTCTTCCCCATCCAGGTGGGGGATCCACACTTCAAATATGTCCGATGGTGCAGCGATTTTGAAGTTCTGAATCTCGTCACGAGGCAAGTCATTGGGGCGGTTGCCCGGGGAGGGAAGGAGGGGCATTTGACAGAGGGCGAAGCGATGGCGAAAACGCTTCGCGTAATGCAGCAAGACGTGTCGTCCGAAGTGGCAAAGGCGATTGCGGCACAGATTCTTGACGATGATGCGTCACCCGTCATAACGGGGATGCCGGTGGGTTGTCCGCGAGAAGAGTCAATGGTGGGTCCGTGA
- a CDS encoding penicillin-binding protein activator LpoB — protein MVPSLGRRPVIQGVSYSLIATVTVAFVLSGCGHETKVTRVDTGVVTDLSGRWNDTDSRVVAEAMIKDALQYPWLGNFEKTNQRQPVVVVGTVLNSSHEHISVQTFITDLEKELTNSQKVTFVAGKGERDEVRAERKEQAIYAREETQKSPGKETGADFMMKGTIATILDEADGTKAVFYQVDLQMIDLESNAKVWYGQKKIKKVVEKKRTVF, from the coding sequence ATGGTCCCTTCGCTTGGGAGGCGTCCTGTGATCCAAGGAGTGAGTTATTCGCTTATTGCCACGGTGACGGTTGCGTTCGTCCTGTCCGGCTGCGGTCATGAAACAAAGGTCACTCGAGTCGACACCGGGGTGGTTACTGACCTGAGTGGTCGGTGGAACGACACGGATTCCCGAGTGGTGGCAGAGGCGATGATCAAGGACGCTCTGCAATATCCGTGGCTCGGCAATTTTGAAAAGACGAACCAACGTCAGCCTGTCGTCGTGGTAGGGACCGTGCTGAACAGCAGTCATGAACATATCAGCGTCCAGACGTTCATCACGGATCTGGAAAAGGAACTCACCAATTCCCAGAAGGTCACGTTTGTGGCCGGCAAAGGTGAGCGTGACGAGGTTCGAGCTGAACGCAAAGAGCAAGCGATCTACGCGCGCGAAGAGACTCAGAAGTCACCAGGGAAAGAGACTGGGGCTGATTTCATGATGAAGGGCACGATTGCCACCATTCTCGACGAAGCCGACGGGACCAAAGCCGTCTTCTATCAGGTTGATCTTCAGATGATCGATCTGGAGAGTAATGCCAAGGTCTGGTATGGGCAAAAGAAGATCAAGAAGGTGGTCGAAAAGAAGCGTACCGTCTTTTAA
- a CDS encoding LPP20 family lipoprotein encodes MIRSQLTHSRLVGLCLTVLLMVTLVACGGPPKWVQMGSGAFNEKDSKAFYGVGAVTGVRNIPLAWDTAENRGRAEIAKTFETYTGYLMRDYAASTTAGDFTRNTEEQNVERAIKTITTTTLSGVRKVDQYMDPKTNTYYVLTKLNLEDMKNNLEQAKELNAQVRDYVRKNADRLFERLEQEEERRDVR; translated from the coding sequence ATGATCAGGTCGCAACTGACTCACTCGAGGCTGGTCGGCCTCTGTCTTACGGTCCTGCTAATGGTGACACTTGTGGCTTGCGGTGGTCCCCCCAAGTGGGTCCAAATGGGATCCGGGGCGTTCAATGAAAAAGACAGCAAAGCCTTTTATGGGGTGGGTGCTGTCACGGGAGTACGCAATATCCCGCTGGCATGGGATACGGCAGAGAACCGAGGCCGGGCCGAGATTGCAAAGACCTTCGAAACCTATACGGGATATTTAATGAGAGATTATGCCGCTTCGACGACGGCAGGGGATTTCACGCGAAATACGGAAGAGCAAAACGTCGAGCGCGCGATCAAGACCATCACGACCACGACACTCAGCGGCGTGCGGAAAGTCGATCAGTATATGGACCCCAAGACCAATACGTATTATGTCTTGACCAAGCTCAATTTAGAGGATATGAAGAACAACTTGGAGCAGGCCAAAGAGCTCAATGCCCAGGTTCGAGACTATGTGAGAAAGAATGCCGATCGTCTCTTTGAGCGTTTGGAGCAGGAAGAGGAACGGCGAGATGTTCGGTAA
- a CDS encoding caspase family protein, giving the protein MMLARPVMLVAYLITLQSLHCLPVAEAQLGRPEGLYYKSWAIVIGIEHYVVGPPIPGAIADAKKVAEAFRQLGFDEVVELYDKEAGSRRLHQILNDVLPRKVGRMDRLVIFYAGHTGWIPDADGQDRGYLVPFDAPLNNVTKSVTVEQLKEFTRRSASKHTLLILDAPIVGWEMTKPQELTLEGRLSPESETERRAVQVISAARQGEVSERPDNESRFVHTLLAGLSGAADLDKNGWLMVSELGRYLEQQVGAASSGKQLPTTLRIEGDGDGVLIEGRKSALTFGAEPRSPAERQQHAKVEYERAVALIQEGKAIEEAVERLNRAIEYDPTYGDAYVLKSYVRSEVLPNLDEALSAGLLAVKYAPENPDSFYMLGMIYEKRGQFRDAETALQQALRVNDAYQDAYFALGELYADRLSEPHKSLEAFRRYVELGGTHDRARAAVNQADRTPTP; this is encoded by the coding sequence ATGATGCTTGCGAGACCCGTGATGCTGGTTGCTTACCTGATTACCCTGCAATCGCTGCATTGTCTGCCAGTTGCTGAAGCGCAATTGGGAAGGCCTGAGGGGCTTTATTATAAGTCTTGGGCGATCGTGATCGGGATTGAACACTATGTGGTGGGGCCGCCGATCCCAGGCGCGATCGCTGATGCAAAGAAAGTCGCCGAGGCCTTTCGGCAGTTGGGGTTCGACGAGGTAGTTGAACTCTACGACAAGGAGGCTGGATCGCGGCGTCTACACCAGATTTTAAACGATGTGCTCCCGAGAAAAGTTGGGCGCATGGATCGACTGGTGATCTTCTATGCAGGCCATACCGGCTGGATACCAGATGCCGATGGGCAGGACCGGGGATATCTTGTGCCGTTTGATGCACCGCTCAACAACGTCACCAAGTCGGTCACAGTTGAACAGCTCAAGGAATTTACTCGGCGGTCCGCCTCAAAACACACATTGCTGATTCTGGATGCACCGATCGTTGGATGGGAAATGACCAAGCCGCAAGAGCTTACGCTGGAAGGGCGGCTGAGTCCGGAATCGGAGACAGAGCGCCGTGCGGTGCAAGTGATTAGCGCGGCTCGTCAGGGCGAAGTTTCCGAACGACCCGATAACGAGAGCCGCTTTGTTCATACGCTCCTCGCAGGTCTTTCGGGAGCGGCGGATCTCGACAAGAACGGCTGGCTCATGGTGTCCGAGTTAGGCCGCTATCTTGAGCAACAAGTTGGAGCCGCGTCCAGTGGCAAGCAACTCCCGACGACTCTACGCATCGAGGGAGATGGCGACGGTGTCCTCATTGAAGGACGCAAGTCGGCTTTGACATTCGGCGCGGAGCCTCGGTCACCTGCCGAACGACAGCAACACGCGAAGGTTGAATACGAACGCGCCGTCGCCTTGATCCAGGAAGGAAAGGCGATCGAAGAGGCGGTCGAACGGCTGAATCGCGCGATCGAGTATGATCCCACCTATGGCGATGCCTACGTCCTCAAGAGCTATGTTCGATCGGAAGTTCTCCCAAATCTTGATGAGGCCTTGAGTGCCGGTCTTCTTGCTGTAAAATATGCTCCAGAAAATCCTGATTCCTTTTACATGTTGGGAATGATCTACGAAAAGCGCGGGCAGTTTAGGGATGCCGAGACAGCCTTGCAGCAGGCACTGCGTGTGAACGACGCCTATCAGGATGCCTACTTTGCGCTAGGGGAACTCTACGCTGATCGACTCAGCGAGCCACACAAGTCACTCGAGGCGTTTCGTCGGTACGTCGAGCTGGGTGGCACTCATGATCGAGCCCGTGCAGCGGTGAACCAAGCCGATCGTACGCCGACTCCTTAG